A genomic window from Anticarsia gemmatalis isolate Benzon Research Colony breed Stoneville strain chromosome 6, ilAntGemm2 primary, whole genome shotgun sequence includes:
- the elB gene encoding zinc finger protein elbow B, with the protein MLTSSNQYLRPDYLSPLPTTLDAKKSPLALLAQTCSAIGADTPNPKLISAAEKASKKYDEKSHIPDNKPSFKPYESCLTAREKTRTPDDRGSVNATSKTPLSSKGSASTTPVQARCASNQSSSSQRTPPPAHRKTPSEKSDERSSPLHDSPAPMKSSSETTSSSSASKLPFTPTSLSSSADTKEHSSFKPSVPVTSSAFLGGLPSTGFPLPMDLMTSSLMAAQHHALKNGLNPYLAYARMKAPGSDLGICRDPYCTGCSLSSHLLKSAVCPAGCAQCDHAKTPFPLPTGHPAAAAYAHAQLAALAAASQLPYVCSWMAGDSAYCGKRFATSEELLQHLRSHTASGESSPSLSMLSATHPLLQRTYPTPPLSPLTPRFHPYSKPSHLVSSPPLPFPLPPHPSLAAYFPPYPLFGPRPLHP; encoded by the exons ATGCTCACGTCAAGCAATCAGTATTTGCGACCGGATTACCTGTCGCCGCTTCCGACAACG CTCGACGCGAAAAAGAGCCCGCTGGCGCTTCTAGCGCAGACGTGCAGCGCAATCGGTGCGGACACACCCAACCCCAAACTGATTTCTGCCGCCGAAAAAGCCAGCAAAAAGTACGACGAAAAGTCGCACATACCTGACAACAAGCCTAGCTTCAAGCCTTACGAATCGTGCCTCACAGCGAGAGAAAAGACTAGAACGCCAGATGACAGAGGGTCTGTCAATGCTACTTCAAAGACACCACTCTCATCAAAGGGCAGCGCATCTACAACCCCAGTGCAAGCGCGCTGCGCTAGTAATCAAAGCTCGTCCTCACAGAGGACTCCGCCACCGGCGCATCGTAAAACGCCTTCAGAAAAATCTGACGAGAGGTCTAGTCCTCTCCACGACTCACCTGCTCCGATGAAATCTAGTTCTGAAACAACCAGCAGCTCGTCTGCATCCAAGTTACCATTCACACCCACCTCTCTGTCATCCAGCGCAGACACCAAAGAACACTCGAGCTTCAAACCCAGTGTACCTGTAACTTCTTCAGCCTTCCTCGGAGGGTTGCCATCCACCGGATTTCCGCTGCCAATGGATTTAATGACTAGTAGTTTAATGGCGGCGCAGCATCATGCCTTAAAGAATGGACTGAATCCGTATCTCGCATACGCAAGAATGAAAGCCCCTGGCAGCGATCTCGGTATCTGTAGGGATCCTTACTGCACGGGTTGCTCGTTAAGCTCACACTTGCTCAAATCTGCCGTATGTCCGGCGGGATGTGCTCAATGCGATCACGCTAAAACACCGTTCCCTCTGCCGACCGGCCACCCCGCAGCCGCGGCGTATGCTCACGCGCAACTGGCGGCCTTAGCTGCGGCTTCACAGCTGCCGTACGTCTGCAGTTGGATGGCAGGAGACTCTGCGTATTGTGGCAAGAGGTTTGCGACATCGGAGGAGTTGCTGCAGCACTTGCGGTCTCACACGGCGAGCGGTGAGTCGAGCCCGAGCCTGTCGATGTTGAGCGCGACACATCCGCTGCTGCAGCGCACATACCCGACCCCGCCTCTGTCGCCGCTGACGCCCCGCTTCCACCCGTACAGCAAGCCGTCGCACCTGGTGTCGTCGCCGCCGCTGCCGTTCCCGCTGCCGCCGCATCCCTCGCTGGCCGCCTACTTCCCGCCGTACCCACTCTTCGGCCCGCGGCCCCTGCACCCTTGA